A region from the Drosophila bipectinata strain 14024-0381.07 chromosome 3R, DbipHiC1v2, whole genome shotgun sequence genome encodes:
- the cno gene encoding afadin isoform X3: protein MSHDKKMLDREAVRSVIQQWNANRLDLFALSEPDENLLFHGVMRFYFQDAGQKVATKCIRVASDATVTDVIDTLIEKFRPDMRMLSVPNYALYEVHANGEERRLNADEKPLLVQLNWHIDDREGRFLLKNIDQKTTPIEQTDLNFKRKLSKREKKEQKKKEKMAKLSSDPPTANGNQLGIGNGIGGSAGSAHMNGNAGGSGGDGGDAVAGKLYTELPETSFTRSISNPEAVMRRRRQQKLEKKLQQFRSRDGGPDTGGTLKIYGESLCQDVPYKTLLLSIRDCAQAVVREMLTKYGLEKADPLHYCLVQVNSDGTEYILDDDECPLSILMNHPTSRGSIMFHVRRRPADSQPRRRKKKPLGASNGANHMSGDREGPVLVEVTHSGDGGRRIKLGSDPVEVGSANTNCLQLFGPSIQPRHCLISLLEGVCTVTPLHTDALTFVNGHHISQPTILHNGSVVMFGRVASYRFLDSPTDGRYNLALSQSQLDSACLYESRSPTSPGSWNDEDGALSSTHKSDYDHHQQSNQSSAYHNNNNSSDHPLSSTLRDTVDSKAGQDQVGGGYDGQSLEGNLENETKSISSMKSGGSTSQDRSPKMPGSGLMAGGGSGSGDGQGQEPILPAVLEFPETHQELFLRHIISELDVNVPHFKLAPVYSLYLCARYRASTHYRPELQPTERAHKLTIFLHHVANLVYSVVQEQYTDPRILAFWMANSSEFLHFLKSDRHISAFSVQAQEVLAEAVQTAFRNLVNCFRLELSQTLNQFLSETIDHDSAAGLVLTVLGSAMALLRRCRVNAALTIQLFSQLFHYINVICFNTIVANSHMCTADWGKVMTERLQLLELWAERQGLELAADCHLAKINQCAQFLQAPKSSVEEIQQLACSCFRLNSLQMAALLQQEKLPRNLVDTAIRMAESVADELTRADGREVRLEESPELHLALLLPDDGFSCDVVRSIPTGLVDFLNPLQQQGMCRLAAQPTSIGLWTVYMHQFNARSSSAMSNKLPQPELQLIKLHKNSNGMGLSIVAAKGAGQEKLGIYIKSVVPGGAADADGRLQAGDQLLRVDGQSLIGITQERAADYLVRTGPVVSLEVAKQGAIYHGLATLLQQPSPVIQRDAPASNFLQHPHLSSGQQRRHSSFQQQARYYSNSISDDSLNRSRRESFACMRASSPPVRRLSASCLQEELCALGHQLHIDPRYRDTRPIARSASSLYLANEQAGYYHPPPMAPSVTHFSPMRPLRRTPPPSIYIEEYQDEPAKEAGTSQESFGNFAAYSDAHQPLNEEGIASVAHSDEIPFIDDEEEEKQQQQRPCMASCSASSSSTVKRNPAAGYRKTVSFDLEQTEPPEVGATGIDRKYHTHDAISHYAARDSSTESLMAEQSERMPLIQKIRRELNSKRATNCTADGFSSGGSGSNSQRSSSESIERMPLLRQSQSPCHRQLNTQRSHKRSGVAPMATAPIISIQVPSVCEIESSCTRPPSVNTSNRYCARTTNTTTTTTPSTTCRRASSQANLSPRFLLPLGQGKVREMAAYFNTHKDFPLGINKSRSTSALDDPGGKPKPKLSQAEQGHILKQLKEWSLHGSAGKDYDAEPDKSEGKTGCECPCCGHCRGKASSSEKEQHQAERQQTVSTFKCYDSCQEDEVKAEARPKPEPVPEMSRYASCRRSVMCSNRQAHSVRQLKRNKQQKQLNKAKQSPHPCHHQRRRHHHHHHHPPPHHCPPAVPSSPPSTAKLLLSLASSGSASGNTPSSNKMSSKSCPNCGDTTEDCYSCSCSEAESCSSGGESSSSCYAAHCDSHKARAGGAADDGDNADGVAGGGRCVDTKPLGPPSSSKTMCPTHR, encoded by the exons ATGTCACATGATAAGAAGATGCTGGACCGCGAGGCAGTTCGTTCAGTGATACAGCAATGGAATGCCAATCGATTGGATCTCTTTGCGCTCTCCGAGCCAGACGAG AACCTGCTCTTCCATGGCGTTATGCGCTTCTACTTCCAAGACGCTGGCCAGAAAGTGGCCACCAAATGCATTCGCGTGGCCTCCGATGCCACAGTCACAGATGTCATAG ACACACTGATTGAGAAATTCCGTCCCGATATGCGGATGCTATCCGTTCCCAACTACGCCCTCTACGAGGTGCATGCCAATGGCGAGGAGCGGCGACTGAACGCCGATGAGAAGCCACTGTTGGTGCAACTCAACTGGCACATCGACGATCGTGAGGGTCGCTTCCTGCTGAAGAACATTGACCAGAAAACCACA CCCATCGAACAGACAGATCTGAACTTCAAGCGGAAGCTCTCCAAGCGCGAGAAGAAGGAGCAGAAGAAGAAGGAGAAGATGGCCAAGCTCAGCTCTGATCCTCCCACCGCCAATGGCAACCAGCTGGGCATTGGCAACGGCATCGGCGGATCCGCGGGGTCGGCTCACATGAACGGCAACGCCGGCGGCAGCGGAGGAGATGGTGGCGATGCCGTGGCAGGGAAGCTGTACACCGAACTGCCGGAAACCTCGTTCACACGATCGATCTCAAACCCGGAGGCCGTTATGCGAAGACGCCGCCAGCAGAAGCTGGAGAAGAAGCTGCAACAGTTTCGATCGCGTGACGGCGGCCCCGACACGGGAGGAACGCTCAAGATTTATGGCGAGAGTCTATGCCAGGACGTGCCATACAAGACCCTGCTGCTCTCCATCCGGGACTGTGCCCAGGCAGTGGTCCGGGAAATGCTCACCAAATACGGACTAGAGAAAGCCGATCCTCTTCACTACTGCCTAGTTCAG GTCAACAGCGACGGAACGGAGTACATACTTGACGACGATGAGTGCCCGCTATCGATACTCATGAATCACCCAACGTCACGAG GTTCCATTATGTTTCACGTGCGGCGCCGGCCGGCGGACTCCCAGCCGCGGAGACGCAAAAAGAAGCCACTGGGAGCGTCCAATGGGGCCAACCACATGTCCGGCGATCGCGAGGGACCTGTCCTGGTGGAGGTGACCCACAGCGGCGATGGCGGCCGGCGCATCAAGCTGGGCAGCGATCCAGTGGAGGTGGGATCTGCAAACACCAACTGCCTGCAGCTGTTTGGACCCTCGATCCAGCCGAGGCACTGCCTCATCTCGCTGCTGGAGGGCGTCTGCACGGTGACCCCGCTGCACACCGACGCCCTGACCTTTGTCAATGGCCACCACATCAGCCAGCCGACCATTTTGCAT AACGGCTCGGTTGTGATGTTTGGACGCGTGGCCTCCTACCGATTCCTCGACTCCCCCACGGACGGACGCTACAATCTGGCCCTGTCCCAGTCCCAGTTGGACTCGGCATGTCTCTACGAGAG TCGCTCACCCACATCCCCCGGTTCCTGGAACGACGAGGATGGAGCCCTGAGCTCG ACCCACAAAAGCGACTACGACCATCATCAGCAGTCGAACCAGTCGAGTGCCtatcacaacaacaacaactccaGTGACCATCCCCTCAGCAGCACCCTGAGAGACACGGTGGACAGCAAGGCGGGACAGGATCAGGTGGGCGGCGGCTACGATGGCCAAAGCCTGGAGGGCAACCTGGAGAACGAGACCAAGTCGATTTCCAGCATGAAGTCAGGTGGTTCCACCAGCCAGGATCG GTCACCCAAGATGCCAGGGTCTGGTCTTATGgccggcggcggcagcggctcCGGAGACGGGCAGGGACAAGAGCCCATTCTGCCGGCGGTCCTTGAGTTTCCAGAGACGCACCAGGAGCTTTTTCTGCGTCACATCATCAGTGAGCTGGATGTAAATGTTCCGCACTTTAAGCTGGCGCCCGTCTACTCGCTCTACCTGTGCGCCAG ATACCGGGCCTCCACGCACTACCGCCCGGAGCTGCAGCCCACGGAGCGCGCCCACAAGCTGACCATCTTCCTGCACCACGTGGCCAACTTGGTCTACAGCGTGGTCCAGGAACAGTACACCGACCCCCGGATCCTGGCCTTTTGGATGGCCAACAGCTCGGAGTTTCTGCACTTCCTGAAGTCGGACCGCCACATCAGCGCCTTCAGCGTCCAGGCCCAGGAGGTGCTGGCCGAGGCGGTCCAGACGGCGTTCCGCAACCTGGTCAACTGCTTCCGCCTGGAGCTCTCACAGACTCTCAACCAGTTTCTCTCGGAGACCATCGACCACGACTCGGCGGCGGGACTAGTGCTCACCGTCCTGGGCTCCGCCATGGCCTTGCTGAGGAGGTGCCGCGTGAATGCCGCCCTCACCATCCAGCTCTTCTCCCAGCTGTTCCACTACATCAATGTCATATGTTTCAATACG ATTGTGGCGAACTCCCACATGTGCACGGCGGACTGGGGCAAGGTGATGACTGAGCGACTCCAGCTATTGGAGCTGTGGGCCGAGCGGCAGGGTCTGGAGTTGGCCGCCGACTGCCACCTGGCTAAGATCAACCAGTGCGCCCAGTTCCTGCAGGCGCCCAAGTCCTCCGTGGAGGAGATCCAGCAGCTGGCGTGCTCTTGCTTCCGTCTCAACTCTCTTCAAATGGCCGCCCTGCTGCAGCAGGAGAAGCTGCCCCGCAACCTGGTGGACACAGCCATCCGGATGGCCGAGTCCGTGGCCGACGAACTGACCCGCGCCGATGGACGCGAGGTCCGCCTGGAGGAGTCGCCAGAGCTTCACTTGGCGCTGCTACTGCCCGATGACGGATTCAGCTGCGACGTGGTCCGAAGCATACCCACCGGCCTGGTCGACTTCCTCAATCCTCTGCAGCAGCAAGGCATGTGCCGGCTGGCAGCCCAACCCACGTCGATTGGGCTCTGGACGGTCTACATGCACCAGTTCAAT GCCCGCAGCTCCAGTGCAATGTCCAACAAGCTGCCGCAGCCCGAACTCCAGCTGATCAAGCTCCACAAAAACAGCAACGGCATGGGCCTGTCCATAGTGGCGGCCAAGGGGGCCGGTCAGGAGAAGCTGGGGATCTACATCAAGAGCGTGGTGCCCGGAGGAGCGGCCGATGCGGATGGCCGCCTGCAGGCTGGAGATCAGCTGCTCCGCGTAGATGGACAAAGCCTTATTGGCATCACCCAGGAAAG GGCTGCGGATTACTTGGTGCGAACAGGCCCGGTGGTCAGCCTGGAGGTAGCCAAGCAGGGAGCCATCTACCACGGACTGGCGACACTGCTACAGCAACCTAGTCCGGTCATCCAGCGTG ACGCCCCTGCCAGCAACTTCCTCCAGCATCCGCATCTTAGCTCCGGCCAGCAGCGGCGCCACTCCTCGTTCCAGCAGCAGGCTCGCTACTACAGCAACTCCATTTCGGACGACAGTCTGAACCGGAGTCGCCGCGAGTCCTTCGCCTGCATGAGGGCCTCGTCGCCGCCGGTGAGGCGTCTGAGTGCCTCCTGTCTGCAGGAGGAGCTCTGCGCCCTGGGCCACCAGCTGCACATTGATCCGCGGTACCGGGACACGAGGCCCATCGCCCGCTCCGCCAGCAGTCTGTATCTGGCCAACGAGCAGGCCGGATACTACCATCCGCCCCCCATGGCCCCGTCGGTGACTCACTTCAGCCCCATGCGACCGCTGAGGAGGACTCCGCCACCGTCCATCTACATCGAGGAGTACCAGGACGAGCCGGCCAAGGAGGCTGGCACCTCGCAGGAGTCCTTTGGCAACTTTGCGGCCTACAGTGACGCCCACCAGCCGTTGAACGAGGAGGGCATTGCTTCCGTGGCGCACTCGGATGAGATTCCCTTCATagacgacgaggaggaggagaagcaacagcagcagcgtcCCTGCATGGCCAGCTGCAGtgcgtcctcctcctccacggTTAAGAGAAACCCAGCAGCAGGCTATCGGAAAACGGTCAGCTTCGATCTGGAACAAACGGAGCCGCCAGAGGTGGGGGCCACTGGAATCGACAGAAAGTACCACACCCACGACGCCATCAGCCATTACGCGGCCAGGGACTCGTCCACTGAGTCCCTGATGGCCGAGCAGTCGGAGCGGATGCCCCTGATCCAGAAGATACGCCGCGAGTTGAACAGCAAGCGGGCCACCAACTGCACGGCGGATGGCTTCAGTTCCGGGGGCTCGGGCTCGAACAGCCAGCGCTCCTCCAGCGAGTCCATCGAGCGGATGCCCCTGCTGCGGCAGAGTCAGTCGCCCTGCCACCGCCAGCTGAACACCCAGCGGTCGCACAAAAGGTCAGGAGTCGCCCCAATGGCGACAGCCCCCATAATCAGCATCCAAGTTCCTAGTGTCTGTGAAATCGAAAGTTCCTGCACCCGTCCTCCTTCTGTAAATACAAGCAATCGATATTGTGCCCGcaccaccaacaccaccacaacaacaaccccCAGCACCACCTGCCGCCGGGCTAGTAGCCAGGCGAACCTCAGTCCCCGCTTTCTGTTGCCCCTGGGTCAGGGCAAGGTGCGTGAGATGGCCGCCTACTTCAACACCCACAAGGACTTTCCGCTCGGCATCAACAAGTCGCGATCAACCTCGGCACTGGACGATCCCGGTGGCAAGCCCAAGCCCAAGCTGTCGCAGGCGGAGCAGGGACACATCCTAAAGCAGCTGAAAGAGTGGAGCCTGCACGGCAGTGCCGGCAAGGACTACGACGCGGAACCGGACAAGTCGGAAGGCAAGACAGGTTGCGAGTGCCCCTGCTGCGGACATTGTCGGGGAAAAGCATCCTCTTCCGAGAAGGAGCAACACCAAGCGGAAAGGCAACAAACAGTTTCCACCTTCAAGTGCTACGACAGTTGCCAGGAGGACGAGGTCAAAGCAGAGGCCAGGCCGAAGCCGGAACCAGTGCCGGAAATGTCCCGTTATGCAAGCTGCCGCCGGAGTGTCATGTGCAGCAACCGGCAGGCGCACAGTGTGCGGCAACTGAAGCGCAACAAACAGCAGAAGCAGCTAAACAAGGCTAAGCAGAGCCCCCATCCTTGCCACCACCAGAGGCGCCGccaccaccatcatcatcatcacccGCCTCCGCACCATTGCCCACCAGCTGTACCCTCCTCGCCGCCCTCCACGGCCAAATTGCTACTCTCGCTGGCCAGCAGTGGCAGTGCCAGTGGCAACACTCCCAGCAGCAATAAGATGAGCTCAAAGAGCTGTCCCAATTGCGGGGATACCACTGAGGATTGCTACTCCTGCAGCTGCAGCGAGGCCGAGTCGTGCTCTTCTGGCGGGGAGTCATCCTCCAGCTGCTATGCCGCCCACTGCGATTCGCACAAAGCTCGAGCAGGTGGGGCTGCTGATGATGGGGATAATGCCGATGGTGTGGCCGGAGGGGGGCGCTGTGTCGACACCAAGCCACTGGGACCACCAAGCTCATCGAAAACCATGTGTCCGACACACAGATGA